TTGAAGGCGCCCTGCGCCGGCGTCAGCGCCCGAGCTTCGCCAGCTCGACTGCGGCGCGCAATTCGATATGGGCGAGGACCTCGTCGAGGCGCGGATCGTCGGTCGCCTCACGCCGCGCTGACAGCATCGCCTTCAGCCGCTCGAGTTCGGCCGGCGAGACGCGCCCGGAAAGCAGGGCAGCCTTGAGCCGGTCGAGCCCGTCGAGCAGATCGTGGCCGCGCCGGGCCTGGCGCCGCTTGCGCTCCTGCCCGTCCTCCTCGGCCTGAACCGCGAGCAGCCCGTCGAGCGAGCCGGCATGGCTGACGGCCCCGCCCTGTGCTGCACCAGCGCTCTCGCGCGCCGGCAGGCGGAAGTTCGAGCCGCCGGTCGTGCCGCTGCGACTGGTCGACGTGGTCGAGGAGATCGGGCTGCGCTGGTCGATGCGGATCATCACGCTCTCGCAAGGTCGGCCTGAAAAGGCGCTGCACGAACGCTGCCCGACCCACTTCCTTGTGCCGGCAACGTGGTTAACGAGCGGTAAACCACCCGGCAGGATTTGCCGGGGCGGCAGCTTTGCACCGGCCACCCTTCCCTGAGCAATCAGGCCGCTCATCTCTAAAATCCTGATTAAAAAGCGTTTTCGCTTTCTCTCGAATTGGCACGCTCTTCGCAACGGCGTGGCGACATCAGATTCAACCGGTGCCAAATGCCTCGCCCCTTCCGCCTCCACCATTTGCTGACGCCGCTCGCAGCCTTGCTGCTGGCCGGCGCCGCGATGGCGGCTGATCTTGCTCCGGCGGCCCCGCCGAGCCGTGGCGGCAATGGCGTCAGCAGCCACGCTCCGACGCGCAACGGCGCGGCCGAGGCCGGCGTCTCGCGTACCGCCTTCGCCGGCAGCGGCGGCATGGGCACCGCGCTCTCGCGCATCAAGGACCTCGCCTCGATCGAGGGCGTGCGCAGCAACCAGATCCTCGGCTACGGCATCGTCGTCGGCCTCAACGGCACCGGCGACACACTCAACAACGCGCCGTTCACCAAGCAGTCGCTGCAGGCGATGCTGGAGCGCCTCGGCGTCAACACCCGCGGCGCCAGCATGCGCACCGCCAATGTCGCGGCGGTGATGATCACAGCCAATCTGCCGCCTTTCGCCGTCCAGGGCACGCGCCTCGACGTCACCGTCTCGGCGCTGGGCGATGCCAAGTCGCTGCAGGGCGGTACGCTGCTCGCGACCCCGCTGCTCGGCGCCGATGGCGAGGTCTACGCCGTCTCGCAGGGCCCGGTGGCGATCGCTGGCTTCTCGGCCGAGGCGGACGCCGCCAAGATCACCCGCGGCGTGCCGACCGTCGGGCGCATCGCCAATGGCGGCCTGGTCGAGCGCGAGATCGACTTCGCCCTGAACAAGCTGAAGACGCTGCGCCTGTCGCTGCGCAATCCCGACCTCACCACCGCCCGCCGCATCGCCGCCGCGATCAACGACTTCATCGGCGGCGACTCGGCCGAGCCGACCGACCCGTCGACCGTGGCGCTGCAGATCCCGCCGCGCTTCCAGGGCAACATGATCCGCCTGCTCACCGATATCGAGCAGCTCCGGGTCGAGCCCGATCAGGGTGCCCGCGTCGTCATCGACGAGCGTTCCGGCATCATCGTGATGGGCAAGGATGTCCGCGTCTCCACCGTCGCCGTCGCCCAGGGCAACCTGACGGTGACGATCTCGGAGGAGCCGCAGGTCAGCCAGCCCAACGAGTTCGGTAACGGCCGGACCGTCGTCGTCCCGCGCAGCAACGTCAAGGTCGACACCGAGGGCAACAACAAGCTCGCCCTCGTCAAGGAGAGCGTCACTCTGCGCGAGCTGGTCGACGGGCTGAATGCGCTCGGCATCGGCCCGCGCGACCTGC
This genomic interval from Bosea sp. 29B contains the following:
- a CDS encoding flagellar assembly protein FliX — encoded protein: MIRIDQRSPISSTTSTSRSGTTGGSNFRLPARESAGAAQGGAVSHAGSLDGLLAVQAEEDGQERKRRQARRGHDLLDGLDRLKAALLSGRVSPAELERLKAMLSARREATDDPRLDEVLAHIELRAAVELAKLGR
- a CDS encoding flagellar basal body P-ring protein FlgI; amino-acid sequence: MGTALSRIKDLASIEGVRSNQILGYGIVVGLNGTGDTLNNAPFTKQSLQAMLERLGVNTRGASMRTANVAAVMITANLPPFAVQGTRLDVTVSALGDAKSLQGGTLLATPLLGADGEVYAVSQGPVAIAGFSAEADAAKITRGVPTVGRIANGGLVEREIDFALNKLKTLRLSLRNPDLTTARRIAAAINDFIGGDSAEPTDPSTVALQIPPRFQGNMIRLLTDIEQLRVEPDQGARVVIDERSGIIVMGKDVRVSTVAVAQGNLTVTISEEPQVSQPNEFGNGRTVVVPRSNVKVDTEGNNKLALVKESVTLRELVDGLNALGIGPRDLLSILQAIKAAGALQADIEVM